From Hyalangium minutum, the proteins below share one genomic window:
- a CDS encoding outer membrane lipoprotein-sorting protein, which yields MRPQTTRCTSAWRACATATLLTALSALAGAPKAPPPKAPPAAPAPAPTAQELLTTADRSRGALESGVTWDMTIETVEDQQKSTRTAAVKALKFDTRVEMSAPAYAKGQVILLKDREMWFTTPKLKKPILISSKMKLSGPASNGDIATTSYSRDYQGTISGEEAVSGEDAWLLDLKANEKNVTYDRIRYWISKSRRVALKAEFLTLQGQVFKSATFEYGNTLKAGAQEVPFLSRVTITDAAVPENVSTIQYSAPRMEDLPTTLFDVQSLVR from the coding sequence ATGAGGCCTCAGACCACTCGTTGCACCTCCGCCTGGAGAGCCTGCGCTACCGCCACCCTGCTCACAGCCCTGTCCGCGCTGGCGGGGGCCCCCAAGGCTCCTCCGCCCAAGGCTCCACCCGCCGCGCCCGCGCCCGCGCCCACCGCGCAGGAGCTGCTCACGACGGCGGATCGCTCCCGTGGCGCGCTCGAGAGCGGTGTCACCTGGGACATGACGATCGAAACCGTGGAGGACCAGCAGAAGTCCACCCGCACGGCGGCGGTCAAGGCGCTCAAGTTCGACACGCGGGTGGAGATGAGCGCGCCCGCGTACGCGAAGGGGCAAGTCATCCTCCTCAAGGATCGCGAGATGTGGTTCACCACGCCCAAGCTGAAGAAGCCCATCTTGATCTCGAGCAAGATGAAGCTCTCCGGCCCCGCGTCCAATGGGGACATCGCGACCACCAGCTACTCCAGGGACTACCAGGGCACGATCTCGGGTGAAGAGGCCGTGAGCGGCGAGGACGCCTGGCTGCTCGACCTGAAGGCGAACGAGAAGAACGTCACCTACGATCGCATCCGCTACTGGATCTCCAAGAGTCGCCGGGTGGCGCTCAAGGCGGAGTTCCTCACCCTCCAGGGACAGGTGTTCAAGAGCGCCACGTTCGAGTATGGGAACACGCTCAAGGCTGGCGCGCAGGAGGTCCCCTTCCTCAGCCGGGTGACGATCACGGACGCCGCCGTTCCGGAGAATGTGTCGACGATCCAGTACAGCGCGCCCCGGATGGAGGATCTTCCGACCACCCTTTTCGACGTCCAGTCGCTCGTGCGCTGA
- a CDS encoding ABC transporter ATP-binding protein has protein sequence MSVDAIVSLKQVHKSYALGETRVQALRGVDLELHRGEFTALVGPSGSGKSTLLHLVGCIDEPDSGSVLFDGTDVGKLDDNARSRLRNHKVGFIFQSFNLVPVLSVYENIELPLLIHPNLTPTERRERVKAAIADVGLEEFAQQVPDKLSGGQRQRVAIARALVTQPLLVLADEPTANLDSVTAHRIIDLMLELNEKRKVTFLFSTHDEKLMVRVARTLHLQDGALRP, from the coding sequence ATGTCAGTCGACGCCATCGTCTCGTTGAAACAGGTGCACAAGAGCTATGCGCTCGGGGAGACCCGGGTGCAGGCCCTGCGGGGCGTGGACCTGGAGCTTCACCGGGGTGAGTTCACCGCACTCGTGGGGCCCTCGGGCTCCGGCAAGAGCACCTTGCTGCACCTCGTGGGGTGCATCGATGAACCGGACTCGGGCAGCGTCCTCTTCGATGGGACGGACGTCGGCAAGCTGGACGACAACGCGCGCAGCCGGCTGCGCAACCACAAGGTCGGCTTCATCTTCCAGTCGTTCAACCTGGTCCCGGTGTTGAGCGTCTACGAGAACATCGAGCTGCCGCTGCTCATCCACCCGAACCTCACGCCCACCGAGCGGCGAGAGCGCGTCAAGGCGGCGATCGCGGACGTGGGACTGGAGGAGTTCGCCCAGCAGGTGCCAGACAAGCTCTCGGGGGGCCAGCGCCAGCGCGTCGCCATTGCCCGAGCCCTGGTCACCCAGCCGCTGCTGGTGCTCGCGGACGAGCCCACCGCCAACCTGGACTCGGTGACGGCGCACCGGATCATCGATCTGATGTTGGAGCTGAACGAGAAGCGGAAGGTGACCTTCCTCTTCTCCACGCACGACGAGAAGCTCATGGTGCGCGTGGCCCGGACGCTCCACCTGCAGGATGGAGCGCTGCGCCCATGA
- a CDS encoding type I polyketide synthase, which produces MAPQKPAPSPLQQAFFVIRDLESKVAALTSEPIAIVGMACRFPGGSNTPEAFWDLLEKGRDGVVDVPANRWDVGATFDPDPDAPGKMYTRQAGFLGPIDQFDARFFGISPREAIHMDPQQRLLLEVSWEALERAGVAPGGLSETRTGVFVGASPSDYAQLHFHAGDPSVIDVYDGTGNASCFTAGRLSYVLGVQGPSLMVDTACSSSLVAVHLACRSLRSGECDVALAGGVQLMVTPETFIFLSRARALAPDGRCKPFDASANGYGRGEGCGVVVLKRLSAAQAAGDRILAVIRGSAVNHDGPSSGLTVPNGRAQQALLRSALETAGVSPTDVGYVEAHGTGTSLGDPIEADALAAVLGTGRSPQKPLWIGSVKSNIGHLESAAGIAGLMKAVLTLKHRMVPPSLHFSRPNPHIAWDELPLRVPTAPMAWEENGKPRIAGVSSFGLSGTNAHIVLEEAPSTESPAVNSAEGPRVLSLSGRSPSALEALASSWSEALKSPSLEGSLEAIAYTAGVRRTHHEHRLAVIGSTRAEWATGLEAFLRGAAHPGVVSGHAEPGAPAKVVFIFPGQGSQWIGMGRELMASEPVFREALSACAEAFRPYAQFSLLEVLQASDTAQLERIDVIQPVLFAIEVGLAKLWRAWGVEPAAVVGHSMGEVAAAHIAGALSLEDAARVICERSKLMLRLRGAGAMAVVELPADEAEAALGSEKDRVSIAASNSPRSTVLSGDTAAIDALVKRFEALGVFARRVKVDVASHSSQVDPILEELRGKLAGLQPRPGILPLFSTVTRERTDGASFDAGYWVRNLRDPVHFSHAIQSLQQSGHTLFLEISPHPILLASVEQTLKGNTAARVLPSLRRERPERSSLLESLATLYTRGYALDWRKLHSAPLPVVGMPTYPWQRERLWVSRPARQGTAVDVDTSAVRPLAGDRLLTPGEEIHFVRKVSGVDMPYLEDHRVFGEVVVPGAFHLATLLSVADELVGPGGCVVEALAFAQALVLAEQEAPSVHLTATPVGDGRMRIRRASLDPEQGRAGKWRDHATATLAPLGSARAPDASVRPGLELASKQVVEADTAAFYAGVSSRGIELGPSFRWIRKLWVGPGESLALLEAPASLQGPKLPVHPARMDAVFQAFAAAVPDSSTTTFVPFGLERLVFHGAPEGAWWCHATCRPEQGGELWTGDVRLYAEDGRAIAHLEGLRMKRASREAFLQRGGNKPVWADWLFEQRWERQSVPGTASAPTSPGRWLLFADRHGVTTGLAAKLTAQGETCVTVTPGLRYERLSDTAYTVALESAGDFPRVLAAAQEGGPLRGVVFLWGLDCEPPTETGLAWLADAEARGCGGLLHVVQALASSSFRNPPRLTVVTRGAQSLGDEGPVPAAQTMLWGMARSLAYEQDAFGLARIDLPPSSDAGVLDALARELVAPDGEEELLLRGSDRYRGRFSRCSELGTASTELRIREDASYLITGGLGGLGLSVARWLVGRGARHLVLVARGGARTPEQHEALAALKELGAEATVVQADVADPAQLSHALNEAGRRAPLRGVIHAAGVLDDGFVAQQTVERLRRVMAPKAAGAWNLHTLTRDLDFFVLYSSAASLVGSPGQSNYGAANAFLDGLAWHRRSLGLPALSINWGAFSEVGLAAQQENRGERLGKRGFGAISPEAGLEALAGLLQSRLTQVAVTPLDARQWVEFYPQLASSKRFSESVREARRTRRATADGATLESLRAAAPKERLGMLEGLVRDQVAQVLRLESSSIERQTPFKTLGFDSLMGLELRNRLEATLGLTLSATLVWTYPTLETLAPHLADKLGLSQSAEPQPTHLVAVHGTLE; this is translated from the coding sequence ATGGCCCCCCAGAAACCCGCCCCCTCGCCCCTGCAACAAGCGTTCTTCGTCATCCGCGACCTGGAGTCCAAGGTGGCGGCGCTGACCTCGGAGCCAATCGCCATCGTCGGCATGGCGTGCCGCTTCCCCGGCGGCTCCAACACTCCGGAGGCCTTCTGGGATTTGCTCGAGAAGGGCCGGGACGGCGTGGTGGACGTGCCCGCGAACCGCTGGGACGTGGGTGCCACCTTTGATCCGGACCCGGACGCACCGGGGAAGATGTACACCCGCCAGGCAGGGTTCCTCGGCCCCATCGATCAGTTCGATGCCCGCTTCTTCGGCATCTCCCCGCGAGAGGCGATCCACATGGATCCCCAGCAGCGGCTGCTGCTCGAGGTCAGCTGGGAAGCGCTCGAGCGCGCCGGAGTGGCACCTGGGGGCCTCTCGGAGACACGGACGGGCGTGTTCGTGGGCGCGAGCCCCAGTGACTACGCGCAGCTCCACTTCCACGCGGGGGATCCGTCCGTCATTGACGTCTACGACGGCACGGGCAACGCGAGCTGCTTCACCGCGGGCCGGCTCTCGTACGTGTTGGGCGTGCAGGGCCCGAGCCTCATGGTGGATACGGCGTGCTCCTCGTCGCTGGTGGCCGTGCACCTGGCCTGCCGCAGCCTGCGCAGCGGAGAGTGCGACGTGGCGCTCGCGGGCGGCGTCCAGCTCATGGTGACGCCCGAGACCTTCATCTTCCTCTCTCGGGCGCGCGCCCTGGCACCGGATGGCCGGTGCAAGCCGTTCGATGCCTCCGCGAACGGGTACGGCCGAGGAGAAGGCTGCGGCGTCGTTGTCCTGAAGCGCCTGTCCGCGGCCCAGGCCGCGGGCGATCGCATCCTGGCCGTCATCCGGGGCTCGGCCGTCAACCATGATGGGCCGAGCAGCGGGCTCACGGTCCCCAATGGGCGCGCCCAGCAGGCGCTCTTGCGCAGTGCCCTGGAGACCGCCGGTGTCTCGCCTACGGACGTCGGCTACGTCGAGGCGCACGGCACCGGCACGTCGCTCGGGGACCCCATCGAAGCAGACGCCCTGGCCGCAGTGCTCGGTACGGGGCGCTCGCCCCAGAAGCCGCTGTGGATTGGCTCCGTCAAGAGCAACATCGGCCACCTGGAGTCCGCGGCGGGCATCGCCGGGCTGATGAAGGCCGTGCTCACGCTGAAGCACCGGATGGTGCCCCCAAGCCTGCACTTCTCCCGCCCCAACCCGCACATCGCCTGGGATGAGCTGCCCCTGCGCGTCCCCACTGCCCCCATGGCCTGGGAGGAGAATGGCAAGCCCCGCATCGCGGGCGTCAGCTCGTTCGGCCTGAGCGGCACCAACGCCCATATCGTCCTCGAGGAGGCGCCCTCGACAGAGAGCCCCGCTGTGAATTCCGCCGAGGGTCCTCGGGTCCTGTCCCTGTCCGGACGCTCGCCCTCGGCGCTGGAGGCGCTCGCCTCGTCCTGGAGCGAGGCCCTGAAATCACCCTCGCTCGAAGGATCGCTGGAGGCCATTGCCTATACCGCGGGCGTACGCCGCACCCACCACGAGCATCGTCTGGCGGTCATCGGGAGCACTCGCGCCGAGTGGGCCACGGGGCTGGAGGCCTTCCTCCGCGGCGCCGCTCACCCGGGCGTGGTCTCGGGGCACGCGGAGCCGGGAGCACCCGCGAAGGTCGTCTTCATCTTCCCCGGCCAGGGCTCGCAGTGGATCGGCATGGGGCGCGAGCTGATGGCCTCGGAGCCGGTCTTCCGCGAGGCGCTCAGCGCGTGCGCCGAGGCCTTCCGTCCCTACGCACAGTTCTCCCTGCTGGAGGTGCTCCAGGCCAGCGACACGGCGCAGCTGGAGCGGATCGACGTCATCCAACCCGTCCTCTTCGCCATCGAAGTAGGGTTGGCGAAGCTCTGGCGCGCCTGGGGCGTGGAGCCGGCTGCGGTGGTGGGCCACAGCATGGGTGAGGTGGCGGCGGCGCACATCGCAGGGGCGCTCTCGCTGGAGGACGCGGCGCGGGTCATCTGCGAGCGCAGCAAGCTCATGCTCCGGCTTCGGGGCGCCGGGGCGATGGCCGTCGTGGAGCTGCCAGCGGACGAGGCCGAAGCGGCCCTCGGAAGCGAGAAGGACCGCGTGTCCATCGCGGCGAGCAACAGCCCTCGCTCGACGGTGCTCTCGGGTGACACCGCCGCCATCGACGCGCTGGTGAAGCGGTTCGAGGCGCTCGGCGTATTCGCGCGGCGGGTCAAGGTGGACGTCGCCTCGCACAGCTCGCAGGTGGATCCGATCCTGGAGGAGCTGCGTGGCAAGCTCGCAGGCCTCCAGCCGCGCCCCGGCATCCTCCCCCTCTTCTCTACGGTCACCCGCGAGCGGACGGACGGAGCCTCCTTCGATGCGGGCTACTGGGTGCGCAACCTCCGCGATCCCGTGCACTTCTCGCACGCCATCCAGAGCCTCCAGCAGAGCGGGCACACGCTCTTCCTGGAGATCAGCCCCCACCCCATCCTCTTGGCGTCGGTCGAGCAGACGCTGAAGGGGAACACCGCGGCACGCGTGCTCCCATCGCTGCGCCGCGAGCGTCCCGAGCGCTCCAGCCTGTTGGAGTCCCTGGCCACGTTGTACACGCGCGGGTACGCGCTCGACTGGCGCAAGCTGCACTCCGCGCCTCTGCCTGTCGTGGGGATGCCCACCTACCCGTGGCAGCGGGAGCGACTCTGGGTCAGCCGCCCGGCACGCCAGGGAACGGCGGTGGACGTGGACACCTCCGCCGTCCGGCCACTCGCCGGGGACCGGCTGCTCACACCCGGCGAGGAGATCCACTTCGTCCGCAAGGTGAGCGGGGTGGACATGCCCTACCTGGAAGATCACCGCGTCTTCGGCGAGGTCGTCGTCCCCGGCGCCTTCCACCTGGCCACCCTGCTCTCGGTGGCGGACGAGCTGGTGGGCCCAGGGGGCTGTGTCGTGGAGGCGCTGGCGTTCGCGCAGGCGCTGGTCCTCGCTGAGCAGGAAGCACCCTCGGTGCACCTGACGGCGACACCGGTCGGCGATGGGCGGATGCGCATCCGACGCGCGAGCCTGGATCCAGAGCAGGGCCGTGCCGGAAAGTGGCGCGACCACGCCACCGCGACCCTCGCGCCCCTGGGGAGCGCCCGCGCGCCGGACGCGTCCGTGCGCCCGGGACTCGAGCTGGCCTCGAAGCAGGTCGTCGAAGCCGACACGGCCGCCTTCTATGCCGGCGTGAGCAGCCGAGGCATCGAGCTCGGGCCCTCGTTCCGGTGGATTCGGAAGCTGTGGGTGGGGCCGGGAGAGTCGCTCGCGCTGCTGGAGGCGCCTGCCTCGCTCCAGGGTCCCAAGCTCCCGGTGCACCCCGCTCGGATGGATGCAGTCTTCCAGGCCTTCGCCGCCGCGGTGCCCGACAGCTCGACCACGACGTTCGTCCCCTTCGGGCTGGAGCGGCTCGTGTTCCACGGGGCTCCCGAAGGCGCCTGGTGGTGCCACGCGACCTGCCGGCCCGAGCAGGGAGGAGAGCTGTGGACGGGAGATGTCCGTCTCTACGCCGAGGATGGCCGAGCCATCGCGCACCTCGAGGGGCTGCGCATGAAGCGCGCCTCCCGCGAAGCCTTCCTGCAACGCGGCGGGAACAAGCCCGTGTGGGCCGACTGGCTCTTCGAGCAGCGCTGGGAGCGCCAGAGCGTCCCGGGCACCGCCTCGGCCCCCACCTCGCCAGGACGCTGGCTGCTGTTCGCCGACCGGCACGGAGTCACTACCGGGCTCGCGGCGAAGCTCACCGCGCAGGGGGAGACGTGCGTCACGGTCACGCCCGGCCTGCGCTACGAGCGGCTCAGCGACACCGCGTACACGGTGGCTCTGGAGAGCGCTGGAGACTTCCCTCGGGTCCTCGCTGCCGCCCAGGAAGGAGGCCCGCTGCGGGGTGTCGTCTTCCTCTGGGGCCTGGACTGCGAGCCGCCCACGGAGACGGGGCTCGCCTGGCTGGCGGACGCGGAGGCGCGCGGCTGCGGAGGGCTGCTGCACGTCGTGCAGGCACTCGCCTCCAGCTCGTTCCGCAATCCGCCGCGGCTCACCGTGGTGACGCGGGGAGCCCAGAGCCTCGGCGACGAGGGCCCCGTCCCGGCGGCACAGACGATGCTGTGGGGCATGGCCCGCAGCCTGGCCTACGAGCAGGATGCGTTCGGGCTCGCCCGGATCGATCTGCCTCCCTCCAGTGACGCCGGTGTCCTCGATGCCCTGGCCCGCGAGCTGGTGGCTCCGGACGGCGAGGAGGAGCTCCTCCTGCGCGGCTCGGATCGCTATAGGGGCCGCTTCTCGCGTTGCTCGGAGCTGGGCACCGCGAGCACCGAGCTCCGGATTCGCGAGGACGCGAGCTACCTCATCACCGGAGGCCTGGGGGGCCTGGGGTTGTCGGTGGCTCGTTGGCTGGTGGGCCGCGGCGCCCGCCACCTGGTGCTGGTGGCCCGTGGAGGCGCCCGAACGCCAGAGCAGCACGAAGCCCTCGCTGCGCTCAAGGAGCTGGGAGCGGAGGCCACCGTGGTCCAGGCCGATGTGGCGGACCCGGCGCAGCTCTCACACGCCCTGAACGAAGCCGGAAGGCGAGCACCTCTGCGTGGCGTCATCCACGCCGCGGGTGTCCTGGATGACGGCTTCGTGGCACAGCAAACAGTGGAGCGGCTCCGCCGGGTCATGGCCCCCAAGGCAGCGGGAGCATGGAACCTGCACACGCTAACGCGAGACCTGGACTTCTTCGTTCTCTACTCCTCGGCAGCCTCACTCGTGGGCTCGCCGGGGCAGAGCAACTACGGCGCGGCCAATGCCTTCCTGGACGGGCTCGCCTGGCACCGGCGCTCGCTGGGGCTGCCCGCCCTCAGCATCAACTGGGGCGCCTTCTCAGAGGTAGGACTCGCGGCCCAGCAGGAGAACCGCGGCGAGCGGCTGGGCAAGCGCGGCTTCGGGGCCATCTCTCCGGAGGCGGGCCTGGAAGCACTGGCAGGCTTGCTGCAGAGCCGCTTGACGCAGGTGGCCGTCACCCCGCTGGACGCGCGTCAGTGGGTGGAGTTCTACCCGCAGCTTGCCAGCTCGAAGCGCTTCTCTGAGTCCGTACGGGAGGCACGGCGCACCCGGCGGGCCACCGCGGACGGCGCGACGCTGGAGTCCCTGCGCGCGGCGGCCCCGAAGGAGCGGCTGGGGATGCTCGAGGGGCTGGTCCGCGATCAGGTCGCACAGGTCCTCCGCCTGGAGTCCTCCTCCATCGAGCGGCAGACGCCGTTCAAGACGCTGGGCTTCGACTCGCTCATGGGCCTGGAGCTGCGCAACCGCCTGGAGGCCACGCTGGGCCTGACGCTCTCGGCCACGCTCGTGTGGACGTACCCGACACTGGAGACCCTGGCCCCGCACCTCGCGGACAAGCTGGGCCTGTCTCAGAGCGCCGAGCCCCAGCCCACTCACCTCGTGGCTGTGCACGGCACGCTCGAATGA
- a CDS encoding ABC transporter permease: MKGAWKLALRGLRRNQRRNLATGMAIALGYAGMVLLSSYILSVNAYLRTVAIYLQNSGHLSIYRKEGLELHKVRPVRYSLSADDQAAIAEVLAADSNVELSVPFLLGTGMVGNGCKSVPFTARGVDPELERRIRTHSDVLATTPELSKPLRGGDLANHSSVANPLELSAGLARILGKPQVLDELQGTASGPTTLIRDCQSPEAAKKIAAEATVQLAGSGDAGGFSAMEGEMVGVISTGLTTTEDSTVVAPLGALQELYGTDRVTYVAVFLRDASRIPARAAELQAKLQAKGLDVSVHPFTDPAVNPFYMGTVGFLGVMAGFLGIVVFAVVALSILNSMTLSILERTREIGTLRSLGFTRTQLLGLFVREGVVLTALGVGCGLVLAGVTAALVNLRDVRVTPPGVPGSMQLVLTPNPGLCLGIAAILGVLSLIATVIATRRRTRQNIAHLITALTG; encoded by the coding sequence ATGAAGGGGGCCTGGAAGCTGGCGCTGCGAGGACTGCGCCGCAACCAGCGGCGGAACCTGGCCACGGGCATGGCCATCGCGCTGGGCTATGCCGGGATGGTGCTGCTGAGCAGCTACATCCTCAGCGTGAACGCCTACCTGCGGACGGTGGCCATCTACCTCCAGAACTCGGGCCACCTGTCCATCTACCGAAAGGAGGGGCTGGAGCTGCACAAGGTGCGGCCGGTTCGCTACAGCCTCTCGGCGGATGATCAGGCCGCCATCGCGGAGGTGCTGGCGGCGGACTCGAACGTGGAGCTGTCCGTCCCCTTCCTGCTGGGGACAGGCATGGTGGGCAACGGCTGCAAGTCCGTCCCCTTCACCGCCCGAGGCGTGGATCCCGAGCTGGAGCGGCGCATCCGCACCCACTCGGACGTGCTCGCCACCACGCCCGAGCTGTCCAAGCCGCTGCGAGGGGGGGACCTCGCCAACCACTCCAGCGTGGCCAATCCGCTGGAGCTCAGCGCGGGGCTCGCCCGGATCCTGGGCAAGCCGCAGGTCCTGGATGAGCTCCAGGGGACCGCTTCTGGCCCCACCACGCTCATCCGTGACTGCCAGTCCCCCGAGGCCGCAAAGAAGATCGCCGCCGAGGCCACCGTGCAGTTGGCGGGCTCGGGAGACGCCGGTGGGTTCTCCGCCATGGAAGGAGAGATGGTGGGCGTCATCTCCACGGGACTGACGACGACCGAGGACAGCACAGTGGTGGCGCCGCTGGGCGCCCTCCAAGAGCTCTACGGCACGGATCGGGTGACCTATGTGGCGGTCTTCCTCCGGGATGCCTCTCGCATCCCAGCCCGGGCGGCGGAGCTGCAGGCGAAGCTGCAAGCGAAGGGGCTGGATGTCTCCGTCCACCCCTTCACCGATCCGGCGGTGAATCCGTTCTACATGGGCACGGTGGGCTTCCTGGGGGTGATGGCGGGCTTCCTGGGCATCGTCGTCTTCGCGGTGGTAGCGCTCTCCATCCTCAACTCGATGACCCTCAGCATCCTCGAGCGAACCCGGGAGATCGGAACGCTGCGCTCGCTCGGGTTCACCCGGACACAGCTGCTAGGGCTCTTCGTGCGCGAGGGGGTGGTACTGACCGCGCTGGGCGTGGGCTGCGGGCTCGTCTTGGCCGGGGTGACGGCGGCGCTCGTCAACCTGCGGGATGTCCGCGTCACCCCACCGGGGGTACCGGGTTCGATGCAGCTCGTGCTGACACCCAACCCCGGGCTCTGCCTGGGAATCGCCGCGATCCTGGGAGTGCTCTCCCTGATCGCCACAGTCATCGCCACCCGGCGCCGGACGCGCCAGAACATCGCCCATCTGATCACCGCGTTGACGGGGTGA